A DNA window from Cydia splendana chromosome 24, ilCydSple1.2, whole genome shotgun sequence contains the following coding sequences:
- the LOC134802097 gene encoding zinc finger protein 431-like has product MKPSGRPEIYQCTHCKYTTATQIWFIRHLKKHTNAKSYKCEHCSYASSIRGNLKVHLRTHTGDKPYKCDQCSYASRSKCTLKVHLRTHIGDKPYKCDQCSYASRSKCTLKVHLRKHTGEKLYKCHQCSYASSQKGGLKVHLRTHTGDKPYKCQQCSYTCAQKGLMKRHIRKHTGDKPYKCEHCSYTSSDSGNLKVHVRKHTGVKPYKCKYCSYACVKKAILNVHVRTHTGDKPYKCHQCSYASSLSSYLKVHLRKHTGEKPYKCELCSYASSHKSQLKLHIKRHTGDKPYKCEQCSYASIQKGQLKVHLRTHTGDKPYKCHQCSYASSYKSDLKVHLKRHTGEKLYKCEQCSYASIQKGQLEVHLKTHTDEKPYKCHQCSYASSHKKCLKAHLERHIGQKPHKCHQCSYASSNKGNLQVHLRKHTGEKPYKCEVCSYASSHISHLKAHIKIHTGEKPYKCEQCSYASIQKGQLKVHLRTHTGDKPYKCHQCSYASSYKSDLKVHLKRHTGEKLYKCEQCSYASIQKGQLEVHLKTHTDEKPYKCHQCSYASSHKSHLKAHLKRHTGEKLYKCEQCCFASTRKGNLNAHVRTHTGHKPYKCELCSYASRTKGSLKVHLSRIHLKKHTGEKQYKCGHCSYASDDRDVVRKHEIIHDDEKRHTGEKQYKCGHCSYASDDKDAVRKHEIIHDDEKRHTGEKQYKCGHCSYASDDKDAVRKHEIIHDDEKRHKCGQCNYATIYKINLQIHKCTHSVEILHKRRTDLEGQHKELKYGGAAASSRRPSHAAHGDARDAAHDHTYSAALPGLESGLDVSYAEIKRKTDEETTASLYTG; this is encoded by the exons ATGAAACCAAGTGGTAGACCTGAAATATACCAATGTACCCACTGTAAATATACAACAGCTACACAAATATGGTTCATCAGGCATTTGAAAAAACATACTAATGCGAAATCATACAAGTGTGAACACTGTAGTTATGCTAGCAGCATTAGAGGTAATTTGAAGGTTCATCTAAGAACACACACTGGCGAcaagccttacaaatgtgaCCAGTGTAGTTATGCTAGCAGAAGTAAATGTACTTTGAAAGTTCATCTAAGAACACACATTGGCGAcaagccttacaaatgtgaCCAGTGTAGTTATGCTAGCAGAAGTAAATGTACTTTGAAAGTTCATCTAAGAAAACACACTGGTGAAAAACTTTACAAATGCCACCAGTGTAGTTATGCCAGCAGCCAGAAAGGTGGATTGAAAGTTCATCTAAGAACACACACTGGCGATAAGCCTTACAAATGCCAACAGTGTAGTTATACCTGTGCCCAAAAAGGACTTATGAAACGTCATATAAGAAAACACACTGGCGACAAGCCTTACAAATGCGAGCACTGTAGTTATACTAGCAGCGATAGTGGTAATTTGAAGGTTCATGTAAGAAAACACACTGGCGTAAAACCTTACAAGTGCAAGTACTGTAGTTATGCATGTGTAAAAAAAGCAATATTGAATGTTCATGTAAGAACACACACTGGTGACAAGCCTTACAAATGCCACCAGTGTAGTTATGCTAGCAGTCTGTCAAGTTATTTGAAGGTTCATCTAAGAAAACACACTGGTGAAAAACCTTACAAATGTGAACTATGTAGTTATGCTAGCAGCCATAAAAGTCAATTGAAGCTTCATATAAAAAGACACACTGGCGAcaagccttacaaatgtgaGCAGTGTAGTTATGCTAGCATCCAGAAAGGTCAATTGAAAGTTCATCTAAGAACACACACTGGCGACAAGCCTTACAAATGCCACCAGTGTAGTTATGCTAGCAGTTATAAAAGTGATTTGAAGGTTCATCTAAAAAGACACACTGGTGAAAAACTTTACAAATGTGAGCAGTGTAGTTATGCTAGCATCCAGAAAGGTCAATTGGAAGTTCATCTAAAAACACACACTGATGAAAAACCTTACAAATGCCACCAGTGTAGTTATGCTAGCAGTCATAAAAAGTGTTTGAAGGCTCATCTAGAAAGACACATTGGCCAGAAGCCTCACAAATGCCACCAATGTAGTTATGCTAGCAGCAATAAAGGTAATTTGCAAGTTCATCTAAGAAAACACACTGGCGAAAAACCTTACAAATGTGAGGTATGTAGTTATGCTAGCAGCCATATAAGTCATTTGAAGGCTCATATAAAAATACACACTGGTGAAAAACCTTACAAATGTGAGCAGTGTAGTTATGCTAGCATCCAGAAAGGTCAATTGAAAGTTCATCTAAGAACACACACTGGCGACAAGCCTTACAAATGCCACCAGTGTAGTTATGCTAGCAGTTATAAAAGTGATTTGAAGGTTCATCTAAAAAGACACACTGGTGAAAAACTTTACAAATGTGAGCAGTGTAGTTATGCTAGCATCCAGAAAGGTCAATTGGAAGTTCATCTAAAAACACACACTGATGAAAAACCTTACAAATGCCACCAGTGTAGTTATGCTAGCAGCCATAAAAGTCATTTGAAGGCTCATCTAAAAAGACACACTGGTGAAAAACTTTACAAATGTGAGCAGtgttgttttgctagtacccgCAAAGGAAATTTGAATGCTCATGTAAGAACACACACTGGTCAcaagccttacaaatgtgaACTGTGTAGTTATGCTAGCCGTACTAAAGGTTCTTTGAAGGTTCATCTAAGTAGAATCCATTTAAAGAAACACACTGGAGAGAAACAATACAAATGTGGCCACTGCAGCTATGCTAGTGATGACAGAGATGTTGTACGAAAACATGAAATTATACACGATGATGAAAAGCGTCACACTGGAGAGAAACAATACAAATGTGGTCACTGCAGCTATGCTAGTGATGACAAAGATGCTGTACGAAAACATGAAATTATACACGATGATGAAAAGCGTCACACTGgagaaaaacaatacaaatgtgGTCACTGCAGTTATGCTAGTGATGACAAAGACGCTGTACGAAAACATGAAATTATACATGATGATGAAAAGCGTCACAAATGTGGCCAGTGTAATTATGCTaccatttataaaataaatttacagaTCCATAAATGCACACATTCTGTTGAGATACTTCACAAGAGACGCACGGATCTCGAAGGGCAGCACAAAG AGTTAAAGTATGGTGGAGCAGCGGCCAGCAGCAGGCGGCCCTCGCACGCCGCGCACGGCGACGCGCGTGACGCCGCGCACGACCACACTTACAGCGCCGCTCTTCCAG GCCTCGAGAGCGGCCTCGACGTGTCGTACGCGGAGATCAAGAGAAAGACAGACGAAGAAACGACCGCATCGTTATACACCGGATAG